From a region of the Halanaerobium hydrogeniformans genome:
- a CDS encoding NADH-dependent [FeFe] hydrogenase, group A6, protein MENKVKIEIDNQTVEVSEGSTILDAAKSVGIDVPVLCYHPDLSTHGACRVCVVEEEESGELLASCAAPVNPGMKINTRSIRARKARRRNVELLLANHPNDCLGCNRNGSCELQDITYDLGITQEDIERVSGAVREHEIDDVGPALRRDLNKCILCGRCVRVCEEVQGVSALQFTQRGFDSVVTTAFDMPQRDVNCANCGQCASVCPVGAINEKSEIENVWAALEDDEKHVIVQTAPSIQATLGEEFDITNGTVVTGKMVAALRRLGFDKVFSTDFAADLTILEEGSEFLKKLEGEGTLPHITSCCPGWVKYAEHNYSDLLNHLSTAKSPMQMFSALGKTYYPQQSGVKAKDVYTVAIMPCTAKKFEKDREEINATRFKDTDAVLTTRELARMIKEMGINFSKLDDEDFDELMGTSTGAGTIFGTTGGVAEAAVRTVKEKLTGEPLEQLNLGFRGVNFAEVEIGDRTVKIAIANGLGNAEKLLNACKDGNCDCDFIEVMACPHGCVGGGGQPRPATYEKKVKRGVGLSGIDDKSAVRKSHKNPQVIKLYKEFLGKPLSGESHHLLHTTYKSRPKN, encoded by the coding sequence ATGGAGAATAAAGTTAAAATTGAAATAGATAATCAGACAGTAGAAGTTAGTGAAGGTAGTACTATTTTGGATGCTGCTAAGTCAGTAGGTATTGATGTGCCAGTATTATGTTATCACCCTGATTTAAGCACACATGGAGCCTGCAGAGTTTGTGTTGTAGAGGAAGAAGAGAGTGGAGAACTTCTTGCCTCCTGTGCTGCTCCGGTTAATCCAGGAATGAAAATTAATACCCGTAGTATTAGGGCCAGAAAAGCAAGAAGAAGAAATGTAGAACTTCTTTTAGCCAATCATCCTAATGATTGTTTAGGTTGTAATCGTAATGGCAGCTGTGAACTTCAGGATATTACCTATGACTTAGGTATTACCCAAGAAGATATAGAAAGAGTTTCTGGAGCAGTAAGAGAACACGAAATTGATGATGTGGGACCTGCTTTAAGAAGAGATTTAAATAAATGTATACTCTGTGGACGTTGTGTTAGAGTCTGTGAAGAGGTACAGGGAGTTTCTGCTTTACAATTTACCCAAAGAGGTTTTGATTCTGTAGTCACAACAGCTTTTGACATGCCACAAAGAGATGTTAACTGTGCAAATTGTGGACAATGTGCTTCTGTTTGTCCTGTTGGTGCTATTAATGAAAAAAGTGAAATCGAAAACGTATGGGCTGCATTAGAAGATGATGAAAAACATGTAATTGTTCAAACTGCTCCTTCTATTCAGGCTACCTTGGGTGAAGAATTTGATATTACAAACGGTACAGTAGTAACTGGAAAAATGGTTGCAGCTTTAAGAAGACTTGGTTTTGATAAAGTATTTTCAACAGACTTTGCTGCTGATCTAACAATATTAGAAGAGGGAAGTGAATTCTTAAAGAAATTAGAAGGAGAAGGAACATTGCCTCATATTACATCCTGTTGTCCAGGCTGGGTTAAATATGCTGAGCATAATTATTCTGACCTTTTAAACCATTTATCAACTGCTAAATCACCGATGCAGATGTTTTCTGCCCTTGGTAAAACTTACTATCCTCAGCAGTCAGGAGTTAAGGCAAAGGATGTTTATACTGTTGCTATCATGCCCTGTACAGCTAAAAAGTTTGAAAAAGATAGAGAAGAAATTAATGCAACCCGTTTTAAAGATACAGATGCAGTATTGACAACCAGAGAGTTAGCCCGCATGATTAAAGAAATGGGAATAAATTTCTCTAAACTAGATGATGAAGATTTTGATGAATTAATGGGTACTTCAACTGGAGCAGGAACTATCTTTGGTACTACAGGTGGAGTTGCAGAAGCTGCAGTAAGAACTGTTAAAGAAAAGTTAACAGGAGAACCACTGGAGCAATTAAATCTTGGTTTTAGAGGAGTTAATTTTGCAGAGGTTGAAATTGGAGATAGAACCGTAAAAATTGCAATTGCAAATGGCCTTGGTAATGCCGAAAAACTTCTAAATGCATGTAAAGATGGGAATTGTGATTGTGACTTCATAGAAGTTATGGCCTGTCCCCACGGTTGTGTTGGTGGAGGAGGTCAGCCAAGACCTGCAACATATGAAAAGAAAGTTAAGCGGGGTGTAGGTTTAAGTGGGATTGATGATAAAAGTGCAGTACGTAAATCTCACAAAAACCCACAGGTTATAAAATTATATAAAGAGTTCTTAGGTAAGCCATTAAGTGGAGAATCACATCACCTATTACACACAACTTATAAAAGCAGGCCTAAAAACTAA
- the nuoF gene encoding NADH-quinone oxidoreductase subunit NuoF encodes MNETIYRSHVLVCTGTGCVSSGAKDLKTILDEELAAKDMSGEIKIVETGCHGFCEKGPIMIVYPEGVFYCEVNEKDVKEIVDEHLLKGRTVERLLFKEPMTEEQIPSYQDIDFYKKQKRISLKNCGHIDPEDIDEYIALGGYEAAGKALTLMEPQGVIDELKESGLRGRGGGGFPTGLKWQFARNTESDKKYVICNADEGDPGAFMDRSLLEGDPHVIIEGMMIAAYAIGADEGYVYVRAEYPLAITRLEKAIKDAEEYGLLGENIFNSGFDFKLHIKKGAGAFVCGEETALMNSIEGKRGMPKPRPPYPSVSGLWGKPTNINNVETFANVPFIINEGSEAFSSIGTESSAGTKVFALTGKINNTGLVEVPMGTTLREVIFEIGGGLDKNKKFKAVQTGGPSGGCLPEEYLNLPIDYDSLLDAGTMMGSGGMVVMDEDSCMVDVARFFLNFTQSESCGKCTPCREGTKRMLEILNRITTGEGREGDIELLEELGDHIKSTSLCGLGKSAPNPVLSTITHFRKEYEAHIHKQNCPAGACQDLLSTYVITTEDCIGCGKCAKVCPVDAISGEIKGIFEIDEDICIACGACEPVCPVDAISQG; translated from the coding sequence ATGAATGAGACTATTTATCGTTCCCATGTTTTAGTCTGTACTGGAACAGGTTGTGTTTCTTCTGGTGCAAAAGATTTAAAAACTATCTTAGACGAAGAACTTGCTGCTAAAGATATGAGTGGTGAGATTAAAATAGTAGAAACAGGATGTCACGGTTTTTGTGAAAAAGGGCCAATAATGATCGTTTATCCAGAAGGTGTATTTTACTGTGAGGTAAATGAAAAAGATGTCAAAGAAATTGTAGATGAGCATTTATTAAAAGGAAGAACCGTAGAAAGACTGCTTTTTAAGGAGCCGATGACAGAAGAGCAGATTCCTTCTTATCAGGATATAGATTTTTATAAAAAACAAAAGCGTATTTCATTGAAAAATTGTGGACACATTGATCCAGAAGATATCGATGAATATATTGCATTAGGTGGCTATGAAGCAGCAGGTAAAGCTTTAACTTTAATGGAGCCTCAGGGAGTAATTGATGAACTTAAAGAATCAGGATTACGCGGACGAGGTGGTGGTGGATTCCCAACTGGTTTAAAGTGGCAGTTTGCCAGAAATACAGAATCCGATAAAAAATATGTTATTTGTAATGCAGATGAGGGAGATCCTGGAGCTTTTATGGATAGAAGTCTTCTCGAAGGAGATCCCCATGTTATTATAGAGGGTATGATGATTGCAGCTTATGCTATTGGAGCAGATGAAGGTTATGTGTATGTAAGGGCTGAATATCCTCTGGCAATAACAAGATTGGAAAAGGCGATCAAAGACGCGGAAGAATATGGACTACTAGGGGAAAATATTTTTAATAGCGGTTTTGATTTTAAACTCCACATTAAAAAAGGTGCTGGTGCATTTGTTTGTGGAGAAGAAACTGCATTGATGAATTCTATTGAAGGAAAAAGAGGAATGCCCAAACCAAGACCACCTTATCCATCAGTAAGCGGTCTCTGGGGTAAACCTACCAATATAAACAATGTGGAAACTTTTGCTAATGTTCCATTTATTATTAATGAGGGATCAGAAGCATTTTCATCTATAGGAACTGAAAGTAGTGCAGGAACTAAGGTTTTTGCTTTAACCGGTAAAATTAATAATACTGGTTTAGTAGAAGTACCCATGGGAACAACTCTAAGAGAAGTGATTTTTGAAATAGGTGGTGGACTGGATAAAAACAAGAAATTTAAGGCTGTCCAGACCGGTGGACCATCTGGAGGATGTTTACCTGAAGAATATTTAAATCTTCCGATTGACTATGATTCACTTCTAGATGCTGGAACTATGATGGGTTCTGGTGGTATGGTTGTAATGGATGAAGATTCCTGTATGGTTGATGTAGCTCGTTTCTTCTTGAACTTTACCCAAAGTGAATCATGTGGTAAATGTACTCCCTGTAGAGAGGGTACAAAAAGGATGCTGGAAATATTAAACAGGATAACTACAGGTGAAGGTAGAGAAGGTGATATAGAATTACTTGAAGAACTGGGAGATCATATCAAAAGTACTTCTTTATGTGGACTCGGAAAATCAGCTCCTAATCCAGTTTTATCTACCATAACCCATTTTCGCAAAGAATATGAAGCCCATATACACAAACAAAATTGTCCTGCTGGAGCCTGTCAGGATCTGCTGAGCACTTATGTAATTACTACAGAAGATTGTATAGGTTGCGGAAAATGTGCAAAAGTTTGTCCTGTTGATGCAATTAGTGGAGAAATAAAAGGTATTTTTGAAATAGATGAAGATATTTGTATAGCTTGTGGAGCCTGTGAACCCGTTTGTCCAGTCGATGCAATTTCACAGGGTTAA
- a CDS encoding (2Fe-2S) ferredoxin domain-containing protein — MKSLAELKELRDKVQKDMKKRDQGTRPEIIVGMGTCGIAAGAREILKAILEEVETRDIDVRVTQTGCIGMCEKEPLIDVRMPGKERITYGNLSKTDVKEIISKHVINGNVVQELVIARHSE, encoded by the coding sequence ATGAAATCTTTAGCTGAATTAAAAGAACTGAGAGATAAAGTTCAAAAAGATATGAAAAAGCGTGATCAGGGAACAAGACCAGAAATAATTGTTGGGATGGGAACCTGTGGTATTGCTGCAGGAGCGAGAGAAATATTAAAAGCAATTTTAGAAGAAGTAGAAACCAGAGATATTGATGTAAGGGTTACCCAGACAGGCTGTATAGGTATGTGCGAAAAAGAACCTTTAATTGATGTAAGGATGCCTGGCAAAGAAAGAATAACTTATGGAAATTTAAGCAAAACTGATGTAAAAGAAATTATCAGCAAACATGTAATCAATGGCAATGTAGTACAAGAATTAGTAATCGCTAGACATAGTGAATAA
- a CDS encoding ATP-binding protein, translating to MRELSLHILDILENSRKAGADKIELKISEDPGDNSFVIIIVDNGKGIKKELLENITDPFVTSRTTREVGLGLSLFKNAAERTNGDFKIKSEEGQGTVVKAEFEYDNIDRAPLGDIATTISNFIAANGEQLEIIYEHCFEQEKFEFDSREVKKELEDLSIQSPAIVRWIREYLEENIKEIRGGEAF from the coding sequence ATGAGGGAACTGTCATTACATATTCTTGATATTTTAGAAAACTCAAGAAAAGCAGGAGCAGATAAGATTGAGCTTAAAATATCAGAGGATCCTGGGGATAATTCCTTTGTTATTATTATCGTTGACAATGGTAAGGGTATCAAAAAAGAACTTTTGGAAAATATTACAGATCCCTTCGTTACTTCAAGAACAACAAGGGAGGTTGGACTAGGTCTTTCTCTATTTAAAAATGCTGCCGAAAGAACAAATGGTGATTTTAAGATTAAATCTGAGGAAGGACAGGGTACAGTGGTAAAGGCAGAATTTGAGTATGATAATATTGACCGAGCTCCACTTGGAGATATTGCAACAACTATCAGCAATTTTATTGCTGCAAATGGTGAGCAGCTAGAAATAATTTATGAACATTGTTTTGAGCAAGAAAAATTCGAATTTGACAGCAGGGAAGTAAAAAAAGAATTAGAAGATCTTTCTATACAATCTCCAGCTATTGTGAGATGGATCAGAGAATATTTGGAAGAAAATATCAAAGAAATCCGCGGAGGTGAAGCTTTTTAA
- the nuoE gene encoding NADH-quinone oxidoreductase subunit NuoE yields the protein MAHLKGEKLAKYLKPVNEILGRYEKKERYLIPVLQEAQEEYGYLPEEVLTEIALRLNLSLSQVYGVVTFYSQFHQEPRGNNIIRVCMGTACHVRGGGQILSALKEELEIDSGETTDDLNFTLESVACIGACGLAPVIMVNDDTHGRLIPEEIPSILAKYK from the coding sequence ATGGCACATCTTAAAGGAGAAAAATTAGCAAAATATTTAAAACCTGTAAATGAGATCTTAGGGAGATATGAAAAAAAAGAAAGATATTTGATCCCAGTTTTACAGGAAGCTCAGGAAGAATATGGTTATTTACCTGAAGAGGTATTGACAGAGATTGCTCTTCGTTTAAACCTTTCTTTAAGCCAGGTTTATGGAGTGGTAACTTTTTACAGTCAATTTCACCAGGAGCCAAGAGGGAATAATATTATCAGAGTATGTATGGGAACTGCCTGTCATGTTAGAGGTGGAGGCCAAATCTTAAGTGCGCTTAAAGAAGAACTTGAAATTGATAGTGGTGAAACAACTGACGATTTAAACTTCACTTTAGAATCAGTCGCCTGTATTGGTGCCTGTGGTTTAGCTCCGGTAATCATGGTCAATGATGATACCCATGGCCGCTTAATCCCGGAAGAAATCCCTTCAATTCTGGCGAAATACAAATAA
- a CDS encoding PHP domain-containing protein, translating into MMKFKSDLHIHSVLSPCADLLMSPAEIVNKAKKEGIEVLALTDHNSAANAEVFKYFCEQNNIFFIPAMETQTKEEIHILCYFPNLTSLFKWQEMVYANLPQIENDEEFFGPQIKCSFSDEFQSKVLRFLAGSCELSLEKCLKIISSLGGVVIPSHMDRRNSIISQLGFIPPGLEIETIEISKNTNKEDFLKNNQELLSYQFIQNSDSHYLQDIKSYHSLVMEEASFAEFVKAIKKEEGRKIILNEN; encoded by the coding sequence ATGATGAAATTTAAATCAGATCTTCATATTCATTCTGTACTTTCCCCCTGTGCTGATTTATTAATGTCACCAGCAGAAATTGTGAATAAAGCTAAAAAAGAGGGGATAGAAGTTTTAGCTTTAACAGATCACAATTCTGCAGCAAATGCAGAAGTTTTTAAATATTTTTGTGAACAAAACAATATATTTTTCATTCCAGCTATGGAAACACAGACTAAAGAAGAAATTCACATACTATGTTATTTTCCGAACTTAACCTCACTATTTAAGTGGCAGGAGATGGTTTATGCTAATCTACCTCAAATAGAAAATGACGAAGAATTTTTTGGTCCCCAAATAAAATGCTCTTTTTCAGATGAATTTCAAAGTAAAGTTTTACGTTTTTTAGCTGGATCATGTGAGTTGAGTTTAGAAAAGTGTTTAAAGATAATTTCTTCGCTTGGTGGAGTAGTTATTCCATCTCATATGGACAGGAGAAATAGTATTATCAGTCAACTTGGTTTTATTCCACCAGGACTTGAAATTGAGACGATAGAGATTTCTAAAAACACTAATAAAGAAGATTTTTTGAAAAATAATCAAGAGCTTCTTTCCTATCAGTTTATTCAAAACTCTGACAGCCATTATCTACAGGACATCAAATCCTATCATAGTTTAGTAATGGAAGAAGCAAGCTTTGCTGAATTTGTTAAAGCTATTAAAAAAGAAGAAGGCAGAAAGATTATTTTAAATGAAAACTAA
- a CDS encoding iron-sulfur-binding protein: MNVKELVDKFNLEVVAGPSLDKEIDGVYIGDLLSNVMASAKQDNLWLTVQGHQNVVAVALLVDLSAVILVEDFDYDEAAVKKACQKGVNLLKAKRKAYKLVCSLCESNI; this comes from the coding sequence ATGAATGTTAAAGAGCTTGTAGATAAGTTTAATCTCGAGGTAGTTGCAGGTCCAAGTTTGGACAAAGAAATTGATGGTGTATATATTGGTGATTTATTGAGTAATGTTATGGCAAGTGCCAAACAGGATAACCTCTGGTTAACTGTACAGGGCCATCAGAATGTTGTAGCAGTAGCTTTATTGGTAGATCTTTCTGCAGTAATTTTAGTTGAAGATTTTGATTATGATGAAGCTGCAGTAAAAAAAGCCTGTCAAAAAGGGGTAAATCTATTAAAAGCTAAAAGAAAAGCTTATAAATTAGTATGCAGTTTATGTGAAAGCAATATTTAA
- a CDS encoding [Fe-Fe] hydrogenase large subunit C-terminal domain-containing protein, whose translation MTKKHSVLLKEEKCEGCTNCVKGCPTKAIRVHQGKARIKEDLCVDCAECIRVCEYHAKYSKSDQLDEIINHDYPVLLIPPSFYSQFSADISSDKIKAALYKLGFKKVYDVADAAAALSRRSLEFINQNSNNYVSSSCPAIVRLIKLQYPDLIEMILPMKSPVELIAEKVKKELINEKDIKAKVFFLTPCPAKLTTVNRAIGQEKSFLDGAIAVDKIYQEIHSLLGEINEEDIKKANKLPLSIAWGKHGGEEGILKSWQEINTISVSGIKSVKKLLDEIERNNISEEISYFELTSCANGCLGGILNVINPYQAAFNLESRIKNLKNKLNKNKLDKINKEDQIYNFALSKEIKADNIVKLDKDFKIAMQKLEQMQKEIELLPGLDCAACGAPDCKTFAEDIVNDLAVRTDCTFMLRKRISDLAGDLCELANSLPPLIKGEKEEDYEC comes from the coding sequence ATGACAAAAAAGCATTCTGTGCTTCTAAAAGAAGAAAAATGTGAGGGCTGTACAAATTGTGTTAAAGGCTGCCCTACAAAAGCAATAAGGGTACATCAGGGTAAAGCCAGGATTAAAGAAGACCTTTGTGTTGACTGTGCAGAATGCATAAGGGTTTGTGAATATCATGCTAAATATAGCAAGTCAGATCAGCTGGATGAAATTATTAACCATGATTATCCAGTTTTATTAATACCACCAAGTTTTTACAGCCAGTTTTCAGCTGATATTTCTTCTGATAAAATAAAAGCTGCTCTTTATAAGCTAGGATTTAAAAAGGTTTATGATGTAGCAGATGCTGCAGCAGCTCTTTCCCGCCGAAGTTTAGAATTTATTAATCAAAATTCTAATAATTATGTATCTTCTTCCTGTCCTGCAATTGTCAGGTTGATTAAATTACAGTATCCAGATTTGATTGAAATGATTTTACCAATGAAATCTCCTGTAGAGCTGATTGCAGAAAAGGTCAAAAAAGAACTCATAAATGAGAAAGATATTAAAGCTAAGGTGTTTTTTTTAACTCCCTGTCCTGCTAAACTGACAACGGTTAACAGAGCTATTGGTCAGGAAAAAAGCTTTTTAGATGGAGCAATTGCCGTTGATAAGATTTATCAGGAAATCCATTCTCTGTTAGGTGAAATAAATGAAGAGGATATAAAAAAAGCAAATAAGCTTCCATTATCAATAGCCTGGGGAAAACATGGAGGAGAAGAAGGAATCCTTAAATCATGGCAGGAAATTAATACAATTAGTGTTTCCGGTATTAAATCTGTCAAAAAGCTTTTAGATGAGATCGAAAGAAATAATATATCTGAAGAAATTTCTTATTTTGAACTAACATCATGTGCAAATGGGTGTTTAGGTGGAATATTAAATGTTATTAATCCTTATCAGGCAGCTTTTAATTTAGAAAGTAGAATTAAAAACTTAAAAAATAAGCTTAATAAAAACAAATTAGATAAGATCAATAAAGAAGATCAAATTTATAATTTTGCACTTTCTAAAGAAATAAAAGCAGATAATATAGTGAAGCTTGATAAAGATTTTAAAATAGCAATGCAAAAGTTAGAACAGATGCAAAAAGAAATTGAACTGCTTCCAGGGCTTGATTGTGCTGCCTGTGGGGCACCAGACTGCAAAACATTTGCAGAAGATATAGTAAATGATCTTGCAGTAAGAACAGATTGTACTTTTATGTTGAGAAAAAGGATTAGTGATCTTGCAGGTGATCTTTGTGAGCTAGCAAATTCATTACCACCACTTATTAAAGGTGAAAAGGAGGAAGATTATGAATGTTAA
- a CDS encoding ATP-binding protein, producing MKKEILEKEIESFNFQSGGEASSELKNILRKLGVDSNIIRKTAIVTYELEMNVIIHSLGGKIKARISEEELEIKVSDQGPGIPDIDKALTPGFSTASDKIREMGFGAGMGLVNARRYADDFSIESNEKEGTTVKIKIILAN from the coding sequence ATGAAAAAAGAGATATTGGAAAAAGAGATTGAAAGCTTTAATTTTCAAAGTGGTGGAGAAGCTTCAAGTGAATTAAAAAATATTCTCCGCAAATTAGGAGTAGACTCAAATATTATTAGAAAAACTGCCATTGTGACCTATGAATTAGAGATGAATGTAATTATCCATTCTTTAGGGGGCAAAATAAAAGCCAGGATTTCCGAAGAGGAACTTGAAATAAAGGTTTCTGATCAAGGTCCCGGTATTCCGGATATTGATAAAGCATTAACACCCGGTTTTTCTACTGCAAGTGATAAAATTAGGGAAATGGGATTTGGTGCAGGAATGGGCCTTGTCAATGCTAGAAGATATGCAGATGATTTTTCTATAGAATCAAATGAAAAAGAAGGAACAACTGTTAAAATAAAGATAATATTAGCTAATTAA
- a CDS encoding type II toxin-antitoxin system PemK/MazF family toxin, producing MKVKRGDVFYANLNPVVGSEQGGTRPVLIIQNDIGNKYSPTVIVAAITSRINKAKLPTHVEIPADYTNLDKDSVILLEQIRTLDKKRLQRHIAHLGDDVIEDVNTSLEISLGLIDL from the coding sequence ATGAAAGTAAAAAGGGGTGATGTTTTTTACGCAAATTTAAATCCGGTTGTAGGATCTGAGCAGGGAGGTACTAGACCGGTTTTGATAATTCAAAATGATATTGGTAATAAATATAGTCCAACTGTTATTGTTGCAGCAATTACTTCTAGAATTAATAAAGCTAAACTGCCAACCCATGTTGAAATCCCTGCTGATTATACAAACCTTGATAAAGATTCAGTAATTTTGCTTGAACAGATTAGAACACTTGATAAAAAGCGTCTGCAGAGACATATTGCGCATTTAGGTGATGATGTTATTGAAGATGTAAATACTTCTTTAGAAATCAGTTTAGGTTTAATAGACCTATAA
- a CDS encoding IGHMBP2 family helicase produces the protein MVTLVISQIDNSIGPGDIVGAFINEVGTDSNNIGKIRIDKNSKKAEVEVELVSAPKIIEVMDGNQIGGVKVNIKAKNPDDLVDKEIMDYYNKFSELLDLEREEEIDRHKLEIKYLTPSERQAKGRAMLDLRGKDAGSGFGHKPLVKFSSKYSGKKLPETEITTGDLVMISLNKPLHPDNPTGTVAEKTSYSITVAFDKHPPEFIYSKGVRLDLFVNETTFDRMFSALEIVKKPQNEIETRKRDILLAKKEFTNTAKISYNSDFLNQSQIKAIENSLAAEDFYLIQGPPGTGKTVTAVELVLEAVKKGNKVLTTAGSNTAVDNLLELLIEKDLNVVRVGHPIRVNKKLRKNTLDDRVLKHHSYIEAEKLRDEVSDLINKQDSYIYPGGKYRRGLSDQEIKEYAERDIEHHVRGISPKVINEMASWLELQSKIDKYFKQIEKLENEAVEDILNKADVICSTNITAGSEILKDFHFNLSVIDEATQSTQPATLIPYFMADKSVLIGDHKQLPPTVINQQAAKGGLAKSLFERLSETHPTDALSTLKIQYRMNRKIMGFSSLNFYDGSLRAAPSVAQHNLGDLGVYPQSEKCFTEKALKPEYPMVFLDTKEMEASERSLKASNSYDNPVESEIVLDILDRAAMLSMDENNIAVITPYKDQVDLLNQHNNLTEIEIDTVDAFQGREKEMVVFSAVRSNDDANIGFLRDLRRLNVALTRAKRKIIFIGDSSTICQHQSYKNLLTYIKRVGLYYRL, from the coding sequence ATGGTTACTTTAGTTATTTCGCAAATAGATAACAGTATTGGACCAGGTGATATTGTAGGAGCTTTTATAAATGAAGTAGGTACTGATAGTAATAATATTGGCAAAATCAGAATAGATAAAAATTCAAAAAAAGCAGAGGTAGAAGTTGAACTGGTTTCTGCGCCAAAAATTATTGAAGTTATGGATGGCAATCAAATTGGTGGAGTTAAGGTTAATATAAAGGCAAAAAATCCTGATGATTTAGTAGATAAAGAAATTATGGATTATTATAATAAATTTTCGGAGCTACTCGATTTAGAAAGAGAAGAAGAAATAGATAGACATAAATTAGAAATTAAATACTTAACCCCAAGTGAAAGACAGGCTAAGGGAAGAGCTATGCTTGATTTAAGAGGTAAAGATGCCGGCTCAGGTTTTGGCCATAAACCACTTGTAAAATTTAGTTCAAAATATTCTGGTAAAAAGTTACCTGAAACTGAAATAACGACAGGTGATTTAGTAATGATTAGTTTAAATAAACCATTACATCCTGATAATCCAACTGGAACAGTAGCCGAAAAAACAAGCTATTCTATAACAGTTGCTTTTGATAAACATCCACCAGAATTTATATATAGTAAAGGGGTAAGATTGGATTTATTTGTTAACGAAACAACTTTTGATAGAATGTTTTCTGCTTTAGAAATTGTAAAAAAACCTCAAAATGAAATTGAAACTAGAAAACGAGATATTTTATTAGCAAAAAAAGAATTTACAAATACAGCAAAAATCAGTTATAATTCTGATTTTCTTAATCAAAGTCAGATAAAAGCTATAGAGAACTCTCTTGCAGCAGAAGATTTTTATTTGATCCAGGGACCACCTGGGACTGGAAAAACTGTTACTGCAGTTGAACTTGTTCTTGAAGCGGTAAAAAAGGGTAATAAAGTTCTAACAACCGCTGGTTCTAATACTGCTGTAGATAATCTTTTAGAATTATTAATTGAAAAAGATCTTAATGTTGTAAGAGTTGGCCATCCAATTCGAGTTAATAAAAAATTAAGAAAGAATACTTTAGATGACAGAGTTTTAAAACATCACTCTTATATAGAAGCTGAGAAATTAAGAGATGAAGTATCTGATTTGATTAACAAACAGGATTCTTATATTTATCCAGGAGGTAAATACCGGAGAGGACTTTCGGATCAGGAAATTAAAGAATATGCAGAAAGAGATATAGAACATCATGTTCGAGGGATTAGTCCTAAGGTAATTAATGAAATGGCAAGCTGGCTTGAACTTCAATCTAAAATAGATAAATATTTCAAACAAATAGAGAAATTAGAAAATGAGGCTGTAGAAGATATCTTAAATAAAGCTGATGTAATTTGTTCGACAAATATAACTGCAGGTTCAGAAATATTAAAAGACTTTCATTTTAATTTAAGTGTTATAGATGAGGCTACCCAGTCAACCCAGCCTGCAACACTGATTCCTTATTTTATGGCAGATAAAAGTGTTTTGATTGGGGACCATAAACAACTTCCACCAACAGTTATTAACCAACAGGCTGCCAAAGGAGGTCTTGCTAAATCTTTATTTGAAAGATTATCTGAGACTCATCCAACTGATGCGCTTTCTACATTGAAGATACAGTATAGGATGAATAGAAAGATAATGGGTTTTTCAAGCCTTAATTTTTATGATGGAAGTTTAAGAGCAGCCCCTTCGGTTGCTCAACATAATTTAGGTGATTTAGGAGTTTACCCTCAATCAGAAAAGTGTTTTACCGAAAAAGCTTTAAAACCAGAGTATCCAATGGTGTTTTTAGATACAAAGGAGATGGAGGCTTCAGAAAGATCACTTAAGGCTTCAAATTCTTATGATAATCCAGTAGAATCAGAAATAGTACTGGATATATTAGATAGAGCAGCCATGCTTTCAATGGATGAAAATAACATTGCTGTGATTACTCCATATAAGGATCAAGTTGATCTTTTAAATCAGCATAATAATTTAACTGAGATAGAAATTGATACAGTTGATGCTTTTCAAGGTAGAGAAAAAGAAATGGTAGTTTTTTCTGCTGTTAGAAGTAATGATGATGCTAATATTGGTTTTTTAAGAGATCTCAGAAGGTTAAATGTAGCTTTAACGAGAGCAAAAAGAAAAATTATATTCATTGGTGATAGCAGTACAATTTGTCAGCATCAAAGTTACAAAAATTTATTAACTTATATTAAAAGAGTTGGTTTATATTATAGGCTTTAA